Genomic window (Flavobacteriales bacterium):
TGCTAAACTCACATGTTCCTGTGAACTGCGATGGATCGCGCGCCATTGATGAATAGGCCCAGATTCTGTTTGGAAACGTGAAGGCTGGTGCGTCACTTCGCTGCCTCAAACCCAAACCACGATGATGAATTTCTTTACCCTTCGGGCACTCGGATGCGGCCTGGCCGTGGCCGGAGCTCTCGGCCTTGCGGCGCAGTCGCGCATGGATACGCGCTCCAAGGCGGATCGGCCGAACGTCGCCGGTGCCGCCCTGCGCCGAGCTCCGCAGGCACAGCTGAAGCACAATAACAGCAATGGCCTCGTTTCGCGCGGCGGCGGCTATTGCGCGGCGAGCGCCTCAGGCTCCATCGATTTCGATCTCGATGAGCGGATCGTCAACGTCGCCTTCTCGAACATCAACAATGCCACGGCCAACGCGGCACCCATCGCGCCGGCCTACACCTTGTACCCCACGCCAGCGGGCAATGTGACCGCAGGTATGACCTACACCCTGAGCGTGAACGTGAACACCACCACGCTCACCACCGGGTTCAGCGAGAGCCAAGTGCTGGCTTGGATCGATTACAATCAGGACTTCGATTTCGGCGATGCCGGAGAGCAGGTGCTGATCTCCGCGATCGGAGCGCTTGATATCTACTCGGGTGATGTCACCATTCCCTTGGGCGCCACCTTGGGCACCACGCGAATGCGCATCCGCTTGCACGACACGCACGACGGCACCGATTACATCAATGTCTTCAACGACACTCCCTGCGGCGATGCGAGCTACGGCGAGATCGAGGACTATGTGCTGAACATCACCGCTGGCGGCGGCGGCGCCCCGTCCAACGACCTTTGCGCGAACGCAGCCCTGATCGGAGTGAATTCCATCTGCGTGACCACTGCAGGCACCACGGAGAATGCCACGCAGTCGGTTGCCCCAGCGGCATGCAGCGGCTTCACGGCAACCTCGGCGAATGATGTATGGTTCACGTTCACGGCAACCACGGCAAGCACCACGATTGAAGTGACCGGTGCCGGTGACGCCACCACTGGCATGGATCCCGTGCTGGAAGCATTCAGCGGCACCTGCGCAACGCTCACATCCTTGGGCTGCATCGATGCCACGTTGCGCGGCGGCACGGAATCGCTCACCATCACCACCACGCCGGGCACGAGCTACTTCTATCGCGTGTATTACTGGCCGTACGTTCCCCAGACCGTCTTCGGCTATACCACCTGTGTGATCAGCGTGGGCGCTGGAAGCGCCCCGCCGAATGACCTCTGCACCAATGCCTCTGTAATCGGGGTGAATGCCACGTGCGTGAGCACGCCCGGCACCACGGAGAACGCCACGCAATCACTGGCGCCAGCCGCTTGCAGCGGCTTCACGGCGACCTCAGCGAACGATGTGTGGTACACCTTCACCGCCACGGCCGCGAGCACCACGATCGAAGTGACCGGAGCGGGCGATGCCACCACCGGCATGGATCCAGTGCTTGAGGCCTTCAGCGGCAGCTGCATCGCGCTCACCTCCTTGGGGTGCATCGATGCAACCCTGCGCGGCGGCACCGAGACGCTCACGATCACCACCACTCCGGGCACGACCTACCTGTACCGCGTGTACTACTGGCCATATGTTCCGCAGACCGTTTTCGGCTTCACCACCTGCGTGATCGCGGGAGGCGGTGGCGGCACTCCTCCGAATGATGATTGCACCGGCGCCGTCGCCGCGAACATCGCTGTGCCTGGCTCCAACACCTTCAGCGGTGACAACACCGGAGCCACGGAGGACGGAACCACAGGGTTCGTGATCGTC
Coding sequences:
- a CDS encoding T9SS type A sorting domain-containing protein; translation: MMNFFTLRALGCGLAVAGALGLAAQSRMDTRSKADRPNVAGAALRRAPQAQLKHNNSNGLVSRGGGYCAASASGSIDFDLDERIVNVAFSNINNATANAAPIAPAYTLYPTPAGNVTAGMTYTLSVNVNTTTLTTGFSESQVLAWIDYNQDFDFGDAGEQVLISAIGALDIYSGDVTIPLGATLGTTRMRIRLHDTHDGTDYINVFNDTPCGDASYGEIEDYVLNITAGGGGAPSNDLCANAALIGVNSICVTTAGTTENATQSVAPAACSGFTATSANDVWFTFTATTASTTIEVTGAGDATTGMDPVLEAFSGTCATLTSLGCIDATLRGGTESLTITTTPGTSYFYRVYYWPYVPQTVFGYTTCVISVGAGSAPPNDLCTNASVIGVNATCVSTPGTTENATQSLAPAACSGFTATSANDVWYTFTATAASTTIEVTGAGDATTGMDPVLEAFSGSCIALTSLGCIDATLRGGTETLTITTTPGTTYLYRVYYWPYVPQTVFGFTTCVIAGGGGGTPPNDDCTGAVAANIAVPGSNTFSGDNTGATEDGTTGFVIVWEAFTIAACANVDINYCVPGSEFDDFLVNLSVGCPDFLTGILTGTVSVDNCTLSFAELAAGTYYIPVLVDPVNTPVGAYSIEVITTACGGGGTPPNDLCTAVTPVGLSVPGSVDFSGDNTGATDTEELGFGNVWHSFTTTECANITLSYCATTPAFENSFLNLFIGCPFTDFVEAASFETTSCGNDNVTIQYTNVPAGTYYYPVLTDVGSVGPYTINVAAAPCAPPSDYCEASANSLQFEKISNVTFAGINNNSVSNAGYEDFTLGTAASVVAGQSYPLSVTTAGGFATDQVLAWVDWDHNSVFDAGEIIFSSAPGIGPFNGNVTVPLTAAAGPTRMRVRLHDTYVGANYPNTPNPTPCDTSTYGQVEDYTVDMIGIITGASGLSEAEFGVYPNPTDGNMIVRTGNLHGSVLIEVMDALGRVAFAEQRTVAKSSSMPISLAGILAKGTYLVRMSTTDAREEQRIVIR